Proteins from a single region of Bradyrhizobium diazoefficiens:
- a CDS encoding MFS transporter, with the protein MRLPFFYGWVVVAVTFVTMAIGVNARTSFSLFFPPILSEFGWERGVTAGAFSFGFVASGVASPLIGRLMDRAGPRAVMELGVALMAGGLLLAPLTSQPWHLYLTIGVMVGAGSVCLGYSGQSLFLPNWFIRKRGFAIGIAFAGVGIGSMTLLPWVQHMIEQTGWRTACTAMGLMILIVLAPINLLLHKRPEDIGLQPDGDAAPAAGTAKPVSNIVDPVWAATDWTLRRAVATARFWWIALGYFCGLYIWYAVQVHQTKFLLDIGFGPSVAVWALGAVSMLGIPGQIFLGHISDRIGREWVWAISCAGFAICFAALIALKYQPAFWLVWLMVLTQGALGYGLTSIMGAVVFEIFQGRHQGSIFGMIMLAALAGGAAGPWVTGLLYDRAGDYTLAFAIAIIVSLISALSVWQASPSKVRAVAGRLHKAEAAVK; encoded by the coding sequence ATGCGGCTTCCGTTCTTCTACGGCTGGGTCGTGGTTGCGGTGACGTTTGTCACCATGGCCATCGGCGTCAACGCGCGCACCTCCTTTTCGCTGTTCTTTCCGCCGATCCTCTCCGAATTCGGCTGGGAGCGCGGCGTCACCGCGGGTGCCTTCTCCTTCGGCTTCGTCGCCTCGGGCGTGGCCAGCCCGTTGATCGGCCGGCTGATGGATCGCGCGGGGCCGCGGGCGGTGATGGAGCTCGGCGTCGCGCTGATGGCCGGCGGGCTGCTGCTCGCGCCACTCACCAGCCAGCCCTGGCATCTCTATCTGACGATCGGTGTCATGGTCGGTGCCGGCTCGGTGTGTCTCGGCTATTCCGGCCAGTCGCTGTTCCTGCCGAACTGGTTCATCCGCAAGCGCGGCTTTGCCATCGGCATTGCCTTTGCCGGCGTCGGCATCGGTTCGATGACGCTGCTGCCATGGGTGCAGCACATGATCGAGCAGACCGGCTGGCGCACTGCCTGCACCGCGATGGGCCTGATGATCCTGATCGTGCTCGCGCCGATCAACCTGCTCCTGCACAAGCGCCCCGAAGACATCGGCCTCCAGCCGGACGGCGATGCTGCGCCGGCCGCGGGCACGGCGAAGCCGGTCTCCAACATCGTCGATCCCGTCTGGGCCGCCACCGACTGGACGCTGAGGCGGGCGGTTGCGACCGCGCGCTTCTGGTGGATCGCGCTCGGCTATTTCTGCGGCCTGTACATCTGGTACGCGGTGCAGGTGCACCAGACCAAATTCCTGCTCGACATCGGCTTCGGCCCGAGTGTCGCGGTGTGGGCACTCGGTGCCGTCAGCATGCTCGGCATTCCCGGGCAGATTTTCCTCGGTCATATCTCCGACCGGATCGGGCGGGAATGGGTCTGGGCGATCAGCTGCGCCGGCTTTGCGATCTGCTTTGCGGCGCTGATCGCGCTGAAGTACCAGCCCGCGTTCTGGCTGGTCTGGCTGATGGTGTTGACGCAAGGGGCGCTCGGCTATGGCCTCACTTCGATCATGGGCGCAGTGGTGTTCGAGATTTTCCAGGGCCGCCACCAGGGCAGCATCTTCGGCATGATCATGCTCGCGGCGCTGGCGGGCGGGGCGGCCGGCCCTTGGGTGACAGGCCTGCTCTATGATCGCGCCGGCGATTACACGCTCGCCTTTGCCATCGCCATCATCGTAAGCCTCATCTCGGCGCTGTCGGTCTGGCAGGCCTCGCCGAGCAAGGTCCGCGCCGTGGCCGGCCGGCTGCACAAGGCTGAAGCCGCTGTGAAATAG